Within Spinacia oleracea cultivar Varoflay chromosome 4, BTI_SOV_V1, whole genome shotgun sequence, the genomic segment AGTAGTATATAGCCTGAGCCACAATTATATTTGGGAACTTTTGTGCCATTCATAAGTACTTAATTTATTAATCCGTAATAGGTCTCGACCATATTGATCATATTATGAGAAGGTCGAAAATAACAGTTATATTATTGGTTTGAGGCTCAATGTTATAGATCTTTGTCCTTGGCATGTTGGTAAGGAGATCataaccattagtagaggagtaatatacaatctttatttttcttaatctcCCCAAAAGTGGGATTTGGCTCCAAAAGTGACCTTAGACTCAAAGAGTCTTTCtagtagctattgagagtttcaagtttttatacttcttggtttatttattcaaattacTCATGTCCAAGGATAGGTATAGAACAAAGAGCAAACATGTCACTTATTGGTTTGAGTACGTTTAGTAGAGGGAAAGATCATATCAATATATTTGAGGTTCAACTAAAGAGAAGATCTATAGTATTTATAGAGTATGGAGTTAGTTATCTTTGGGATCATACTTGAAATGTAATTTCATACTACATTGGTTACATGAGCCTTTATTATTCTATATTAGTATGTTTCGTTTGTAACAGGTGATTACTCGgctttttgctgacgtgtgtgtatatttgctatgtgtgtttgcggccatgtctttttcttatggtggccctgcgacgaaccttttggaatttgtcctctatggtgagcagtcaagataaatggagcagattgatcgtgaaggaccgcagttcaagttgaaggaCCTCAAGTGTTATCGTTTAGTCTTTTCAGTTGTACatttgtaaatagatcacctagtaatcaagttgtaatagtttgagttttgtaagcctAGCTTAGCTCTTgacaatgtggtcaagtgtggcggtgatacctccgatttaggtgtaagcttctgaaattttaataaagtatatattatttcttatttatttatagttAGTAAATCGGGGTTGTTACAGCACCAGCCGCGTTGTCGCAGCCCATGCGCGAGCATGTCCTCGTTGGCACTCGTTGTGGAAGCAGTGCTATGCGCGCTCGCCTTGCTGGCTTCTCCCAGCGCACCGCACACGGAAAGTAGTAGGCCTGCGCGTCCAAGCGCCTTCCTGCATGCATGTCTGCCTCCCTTCGTCTCTCCCATGCGCGCACAGCAGGGCAGCCCTTGCTCGTGTGCGGCACTGTGCAGACAGCAGCTCTCGCCTTGTGCGAGTGTCTTGCTCGTCCAACGAAACTAAAATCcgattttttttctaaaatgaAGAGTTACACGAttcaaattttataattttaacaaATGCAATTGTTATTATTACGAAAAATGATTAAAGTGGGGTGATTTATTGTAGTTTCACAAAATCCAATTAATGAAAACaataaatctaggctaacatATGTTCGAATTTAATGAATGAATCCAGTGAACAAAATATTCGAATCATTAGATAATTTAATTTGACAATTTAAAATAttccaaataattaaattttataattttggcTTAGGTGATcgaataaaattaacaaatccaatcaaaattttaatcttgGAATTTTTAAATGAGCCATTTATCAATGAAAACATATTCCCCTACTCGCCTAagcaaaatttcagatctaaccAATCTATCCAATTAACTTTCgatccaaaaattaaaaaatttaggcTTTCCGGAATTAGATTTTACAATTATAATTAAGCCAAAAAATTAATGTTAAAACTTCATAATAATTACATTAAACCAGTAAGACAATCCACAATTAATTATATATTGATTAGTCatcataattaatttttaaaggcgAATTTATTCATGATATAATTATTTGGAAATGAAAAACCCTCAAAACGTCTACCATAGAGGCCGAATTTTAGAATTATGGGGAGGGATTCCATGATCTATGATTAGAACGTCGTTTCCACCAAAAAACACTAAGGAAACTTTGAAATCTGACATTTTTGGTAACATTAATTTTTCaccgattcatccaataatccgaAAATTTTCCGATAAAATGGCAGAAAATTTTGACAATAATAAATCATGAataatacattaaaatatactTTAAAACCTGAATCttatgataccactgttgggatTTAATGCTAATTTAATTAACAAAGCAGAAACAATCACCAATTCAAGAATCACATGTAAAATTATAAGTTAAATGTAACATACATTTGATTCTTGTACTCCCACTAGCCTTACGAACACAATCGAGAACTCCAAGTGTAGTTTCTCTACAGTCCACTGatacgttcagatccgccttgattCCGTTAGCTTCGAACTCCCACAAGGTATTTTGACCTTTGGTAAAATCTTACTcttggaggcacaaagagaattagagTTCTTCGTATGCTCTAGGGTTAAATTGAGATTTTTTAGTTATGTGGAAAAACACACTTAGTTTATTAGAATATAACCTTAGGCAAAGAATGTGTCAACCGACCAAGGCTTGAAACCTTCAGCCGGCCAACACAAGCAGCCCGCAAGGGCTGGGCCTTAGGTGCCCCCAAGCCAGCAATTGTGCGCTGTTGTTGAGCTCcatcccgcgcgcgcgccaagctgCATGGCCATGGGTTGTGTGTTGTTGCGCTTGTTATGCGTGTCGTTGCTACACCCATGGGCTTGTGCGCTTGGCTCGTGGGCTGGCAGCTCCCTCTTATGCGTACGATAGGCCTTGCGGCCAATATTATCGTATAGAACTtaacgatccaatgtcgtaagatacgattattcgtccgGCCTGGCCGACGAAATACGTGATACGATATATGATTATGTTCCAATGatttatcgtatatttatgttttccaaactaaATTCTCGATTAGCCGTTAAATTAATTTGCGATTCATTTAACCTGGCGATCTGTTATATTTCAttagtgtgaccttgtaggttcggtcaagagtaagtagtgagcctaataaggattagaactcactgatcggataCATTGCTCCAACTAGTTGTtccaatcacttgatcttaattgattaattattccttaattaatctgaaccttggtattaaacTACCTTGTAGGttctaatgcaccttgggtgaatgacacatttccttcatgtCCATCTCAACAAGGCCTAAAAGCCCACCTCCACAAGCCTTTTTACCATTAGTGCTTGGACTGATTTTGCTGGGAACTTTCTCttctacccccccccccctctcttGTGAGTCCCCGATGGTGAAATGAAGGAGAACTAAGAAGGTCTCGGGGCAACTTTTGATCCTCAAGATCGCGGTTCTTTTCTCTTTTGGATTAAGGGGTCTGAATTTAGGTGCGTCACTCTAGCATGCcatgaaataaggtgaataaaAACCTATAAAACAATCAAAGAAAGACATGGAAATAGGAATTACTCTAAATGCAGGCTATATGCAACTACATACATTTGCACAcacatacgaagtataatttatttatttttcaacaAAAATTAGTAGAGGTAAATTCaaataaattcaattaaattaagaAAAGTCTCAAATTAGTAGAGGTAAATTCAAATAAGTTGTTGGCTAATTTAAGTTGCAAAGATGATGAATTTCGCAGCCTAGGTTGAGATTCCATTTTAACACAATCTTTGAACCAAACAGATATGCATAGCTACTATATTGAACCAAACATATATGAATAGCTACTAAGGctctgtttagttcaccttatttctcctgatctgatctgatctgatctgaacttatttttttctgatctgatctaatctgaacttattttttctgatctgttctggtctggtctgatctgatctggtctggtctggtctggtctgatctgatctgatctgatctgatctgatctgattcttcagaattaagtttaaacaaaaatctacatttattaatattgaacgacttacgtgtaaaataaatgttacacaaatttataatattgttattatttatttgactttgctcatgatttaaatattccttatattagatagacgaacacatgatctagatagatcggttgtgatctagacatataagttctgatctggatatgatatgtacaaatcggttctaatctagacatgatttgtacagatcaattATGATCCGGACATGATcggttctaatctggacatgatctgtacagattagttctgatctggacatgatatgtacagttcagttctgatctagatatgatctgaacatgatctgtacagatcagttctgatctggacatgatctgtacaaatcagttatgatctggacatgatctgtacaaatcagttctaatctggacatgatatgtaaaTTTCAGttttgatctagacatgatctggacattatctgtatagatcagttctgatctggacatgatctatacagatcagttctgatctggtcatgatctgtacagaccagttctgatctgacatgatctttgcagatcaattctgatctgaacataatctgtacatAGTCGATATATAGATCAgttataatttggacatatcgattctgatctggacatgatctgtacaaatcggttttgatctaaacatatattggttctgtaaggatcggttctgatgtagacaagatctctgcagatttgaacatgatctggacatgatctgtacagatcaattatgatctggatattatcatttttttattaaagcaataatagtaataaaatattaaatataataacaatgatataaacatataccaataataataataaataataataataataataataataaaagtctgatctgatctgatctgatctggtctgatctaaacttattttttctaatctgatctgatctgaacttattttttctgatctgatctgatctggtctgttCTGGTCTGTTCTGATCTGATtagatctgaaataagtaataaggtgaactaaacagggcctaaaaCCAGGAAAATCGCCTTCAGACTTTTTAGGTCGTAATATTTCACATAATTATTTCCTTAGCTATGGAAAGTAGATTTCACAGGTTGCAGGCTACTTTTTGGTAAGACcgtcttaccggaaagaccattTTGTTTGGTTAACTAGTTGGTTCCACtgcttaattaatttgttccattgcttaactaactattctagtgtttaactaattagttatattgcttaactaattggtttcagcaTTTAACTAATCAGTTAcagtgattaactaattagttccagtgattaacttatatgacaccaatgtgatcttttgtgtaaaaccgccttatataaaagctTGTAATTACACATACCCCTTCCCTAATGGCGTCATATGCATGCCTTAGGCCCTTAGACACGACATCCAGAACTAGCAACCTTCCATTTTGGATACCTGGCCTACCAAGTTTCAATAGAAAAATTGGAAAAGAAAACCGATTCAAATGCATAATGAACAGGTAATAGGCGACGTGGATTTCAAACAGCATTGCTTCCAGAAATGTTCAAGAAAGCGCTGTAAGCTAGCATGTCAAAAGGCTTAATTGAGTTAACAGTTCGGTCTTCAAAACACAAAGCACGACCTAAGAGCAAGCCCCTAGGCAACATTTTAGTACTACTCTTATCTTGTAGGAACTTCAAATTTTGCAGTAAAATATGCAACATGAATGATTCAAAGGTAAACATTATTCGAGCCCGTCTCAAAGAGATTCAACATAAACAATATGCTGTCCTGGAAATGCTTGTGAATCCTAAACAGTTTTATACTTTAACAATAGGATTCCAACTACAAACCCAACTTAGACAGCAACGTGCAGATACATTTTCTTCTAGACCAAAAACCAAACCTCTTTACTTCAATCTATCCTTCTTTCCAGGCTTCAACTTAATGACTTCATCCTTGTAACGCATACCTTTCTCTTTGTATGAATCAGGGGGTTTAATGCTTCGAACAGCGGCAGCAAACTGATGTGTTCTTGCCTTGTCAATCCCAGCACAGCAAATTACGTCGGGTTTAAAGCAG encodes:
- the LOC110798915 gene encoding 60S ribosomal protein L6, mitochondrial; translation: MEARYFKILRLLGTGYKARAEAEGRLLCLKLGYSHEVELPVPPTVRVFCFKPDVICCAGIDKARTHQFAAAVRSIKPPDSYKEKGMRYKDEVIKLKPGKKDRLK